A stretch of the Glutamicibacter sp. JL.03c genome encodes the following:
- a CDS encoding flavin monoamine oxidase family protein, with the protein MKLTPPITMLNPDFPFPYDEYLAHPAGLGSIPKEFHGEEVAVIGAGMSGLVAAYELMKLGLKPVIYESSRLGGRLRAGRPDGQAGPVADLGGMRFPRSGASFFHYSDMLGIETSPFPNPLTPASGSTVIELGGQKHYAESVEELPEFFKEVNAAWDDALQERAYFQQMQQAIRDRDLSEIKRLWNQLVPKFDDLSFSGFLATSKAFSSLPFEYREAFGQVGFGTGGWDTNFPDSFLEILRVVYVDADADQQRIIGGAQLVPERLWAHAPESLEHWPEGTSLASLHAGHPRGAVKAVKRKWNDDGTPGDIEVTDAWGRPDSYPAVIATCQSWLLSARIDVDESLFSHRLWTAIERSHYMQSSKTFVVVDRPFWKDRDPETGRELMSTTLTDRLTRGTYLLDNGPDQPALICLSYTWNDDALKWLPLDANERVRLMLHSLGKIYPGVDIASHILGDPITVSWEDDPNFMGAFSDNLPGHYRYQERLFSHFMQEQHSPEHRGIFLAGDDVSWTGGWADGAVTTGLNAAWGVLNQFGGASHPDNPGPGDRYVELGPIKLP; encoded by the coding sequence ATGAAATTAACCCCACCAATCACCATGCTTAACCCTGATTTCCCTTTCCCCTACGACGAGTATCTTGCCCATCCGGCAGGTCTGGGTTCGATTCCGAAGGAATTTCACGGTGAAGAGGTCGCCGTTATCGGAGCGGGAATGTCAGGACTAGTCGCAGCCTATGAGCTAATGAAGCTCGGATTAAAGCCTGTCATTTACGAGTCCTCACGTCTCGGCGGTCGACTGCGCGCAGGACGTCCAGACGGACAGGCCGGACCAGTTGCGGATCTCGGCGGCATGAGATTCCCTCGTTCGGGGGCATCGTTCTTTCACTACAGTGACATGCTCGGAATCGAAACTTCGCCCTTCCCCAACCCGCTGACACCGGCATCCGGTAGCACGGTGATTGAATTGGGCGGTCAGAAGCACTATGCCGAGAGCGTCGAGGAACTTCCAGAGTTCTTCAAGGAAGTAAACGCGGCGTGGGACGACGCTCTACAGGAGCGTGCCTATTTCCAGCAGATGCAACAGGCAATCCGAGATCGTGATCTGTCGGAGATTAAACGCCTGTGGAACCAGCTTGTTCCCAAGTTCGATGATCTTTCCTTCTCCGGTTTCCTCGCTACATCAAAGGCTTTTTCCAGTCTGCCCTTCGAATATCGGGAAGCGTTTGGGCAGGTTGGTTTTGGAACTGGAGGGTGGGACACAAATTTTCCTGACTCATTCTTGGAAATCCTTCGCGTGGTCTATGTTGATGCAGATGCGGATCAACAGCGCATCATTGGTGGAGCCCAACTAGTCCCTGAACGTCTTTGGGCACATGCTCCCGAAAGCTTAGAACACTGGCCGGAAGGTACTTCTCTGGCTTCGCTACACGCCGGGCATCCTCGGGGCGCTGTGAAGGCAGTGAAGAGGAAATGGAATGACGACGGAACGCCAGGAGACATCGAAGTTACCGATGCCTGGGGTAGGCCGGACAGCTATCCAGCAGTAATCGCTACCTGCCAATCTTGGCTACTTTCAGCTCGCATTGATGTCGATGAGAGTCTATTCAGTCACCGGTTATGGACCGCCATTGAACGCAGTCACTACATGCAGTCATCAAAAACGTTTGTGGTGGTTGACCGTCCGTTCTGGAAAGACCGTGACCCAGAGACCGGACGAGAACTCATGTCTACGACGCTGACTGACCGGCTGACACGAGGGACGTATTTGCTCGACAACGGTCCTGATCAGCCAGCCCTCATCTGTCTTTCTTATACATGGAACGACGATGCGTTGAAATGGCTGCCGCTCGATGCAAATGAGCGAGTACGTCTCATGCTCCATTCGCTGGGCAAGATCTATCCTGGGGTCGATATTGCTTCGCATATTTTGGGAGATCCCATTACGGTCTCTTGGGAAGACGACCCAAATTTCATGGGGGCATTCAGCGACAATCTGCCAGGCCACTACCGCTACCAAGAACGCTTGTTTAGTCATTTTATGCAAGAGCAGCATTCGCCGGAACATCGAGGGATCTTCCTGGCGGGGGATGACGTTTCATGGACAGGGGGTTGGGCAGACGGTGCGGTGACCACCGGACTCAACGCTGCCTGGGGAGTCCTTAACCAATTCGGTGGCGCTAGCCACCCGGACAATCCCGGCCCAGGAGACCGCTACGTGGAATTGGGCCCGATCAAGTTACCTTAG
- a CDS encoding CobW family GTP-binding protein: protein MIPVIVLTGYLGAGKTSLLNGLLTRPGTRVGVIINDIGKINVDTGLITGQIDAAESIAGGCVCCLPDSGGLDDLLEKLAQPKLRLDAIIVEASGAADPINVDRLLRYGNAPGVRPGGIIDVIDAVQHDDTVDTAAMAPARFTAASLVVVNKLDMLPEKTRDATFARISDRVREANPQVAIVPASHAAIDPQLVFDIAMDEDPADELPLAAASRAELHHSHAPHAHAVTVPCPEPADPGALLDLLENPPADAYRLKGHVKLRTGRGAQRFLVNMVGWQPHLQLATPGSDSADDALVAVGVELDEQNVGDVLRAALRPATTEPSSQDLIRLERRLILSSRAADEDSESS from the coding sequence TTGATCCCCGTTATTGTGCTCACCGGATACCTCGGCGCGGGCAAAACCAGCTTGCTCAACGGCTTGTTGACCAGGCCCGGAACCCGTGTTGGCGTGATCATCAATGACATCGGCAAGATCAACGTCGATACCGGCCTGATCACCGGCCAAATTGATGCCGCTGAATCCATCGCCGGAGGCTGCGTCTGCTGCCTGCCCGACAGCGGCGGACTGGATGATCTGCTGGAAAAGCTGGCCCAGCCAAAGCTCCGCTTGGATGCGATCATTGTTGAGGCCAGCGGCGCTGCCGACCCGATCAATGTCGATCGGCTCCTGCGCTACGGCAATGCTCCCGGGGTGCGCCCCGGAGGCATTATCGATGTCATCGACGCGGTGCAGCACGATGATACGGTGGACACCGCGGCCATGGCGCCTGCCCGCTTCACCGCGGCCAGCCTCGTGGTGGTCAACAAACTGGATATGCTCCCGGAAAAGACGAGGGACGCGACCTTCGCGCGGATCAGCGACAGGGTCCGCGAGGCGAACCCGCAGGTGGCCATCGTTCCAGCTTCGCACGCCGCCATAGATCCCCAGCTGGTCTTTGATATCGCCATGGATGAAGATCCGGCAGATGAGCTTCCGCTGGCCGCTGCTTCACGGGCCGAACTTCACCACAGCCATGCCCCACATGCCCACGCAGTGACGGTGCCCTGCCCCGAGCCGGCAGATCCGGGGGCTCTGCTGGATCTTCTCGAGAACCCGCCGGCAGACGCTTACCGGCTCAAGGGCCACGTGAAATTGCGGACCGGTCGGGGCGCGCAACGCTTTCTGGTCAACATGGTCGGATGGCAACCACATCTTCAGTTGGCCACACCAGGTTCTGACTCTGCCGATGACGCTCTAGTGGCAGTTGGTGTGGAGCTAGATGAGCAAAATGTCGGTGACGTTTTGCGTGCTGCGTTGCGGCCTGCGACCACTGAACCATCCTCGCAAGATCTCATCCGCCTTGAGCGTCGGTTGATTCTCAGCTCTAGGGCCGCCGACGAGGATTCTGAAAGTAGTTGA
- a CDS encoding helix-turn-helix domain-containing protein: protein MTTQNDQDPETAWCDALDRLAGNLDPLVDGFLVRILADRQYAQSEVSVEDLRSTSAQSFLAMIKSLKSGGEETSALESLADSLGARRARQGIPVDSLVRAVRMDFSVIWQGLAAPDSGLSSDHLVSKGELVWQTVDTFVAKVQARYLREQADLERADVDLQQHYLSQLFSMAETTRTDILRIAGALRVDADSEFRVVAMGREEGAIVQRRLRSHRRLDRTFSIPQGHHTLFIHELADSKGPMDIHERNLYDGVAVAVAPTAHGLVAVRDASMAAREIMRDLPVNVTGVFTLKNRLLSIARHRLAQVGCSPANATLDGLERTSPKEREKILETTRVFLETGSLVETSKRLFYHRNTIVNRMSAFERYTGLDLKSPRDLAIAVLILCD, encoded by the coding sequence GTGACTACACAAAATGATCAAGATCCAGAGACCGCCTGGTGCGACGCGTTAGATCGCCTGGCTGGAAACCTCGATCCTTTGGTCGATGGGTTCCTGGTTCGAATTCTTGCAGATCGTCAGTATGCGCAATCGGAAGTAAGCGTCGAAGACCTGCGCTCAACCAGTGCCCAAAGTTTCCTAGCCATGATCAAATCGTTGAAGAGCGGCGGCGAAGAAACGTCGGCCTTAGAGTCGTTGGCAGATTCTCTCGGTGCGCGAAGAGCCCGCCAAGGGATCCCCGTCGATAGCCTAGTTCGCGCAGTGCGCATGGACTTTTCCGTGATCTGGCAAGGGCTGGCTGCTCCTGATTCCGGATTGAGCTCCGATCATCTGGTGAGCAAGGGAGAACTGGTTTGGCAGACTGTCGATACCTTTGTGGCCAAAGTTCAGGCTCGGTACCTTCGAGAACAAGCCGACCTTGAGCGTGCCGATGTTGACTTGCAGCAGCACTATCTATCGCAGCTGTTCAGCATGGCAGAAACAACGAGAACCGACATTCTGCGCATTGCCGGTGCCCTAAGAGTCGACGCCGACTCAGAATTCAGGGTAGTCGCAATGGGTCGAGAGGAAGGCGCCATAGTGCAGAGGCGTTTGCGCAGCCATCGCCGGCTTGACCGAACCTTCAGCATTCCCCAAGGGCACCACACGCTATTCATTCATGAGCTCGCTGACTCCAAAGGTCCGATGGACATTCATGAACGAAACCTCTACGACGGGGTTGCCGTTGCTGTAGCTCCCACAGCGCATGGTCTCGTGGCGGTAAGAGACGCAAGCATGGCTGCTCGCGAAATCATGAGGGACCTTCCCGTCAACGTCACTGGAGTCTTCACTCTTAAGAACAGGCTGCTCTCCATCGCACGGCATCGACTTGCCCAGGTAGGGTGCAGTCCTGCAAACGCCACACTCGACGGGCTAGAACGAACCAGTCCCAAGGAACGCGAGAAAATCTTAGAGACGACCCGGGTCTTCCTAGAGACAGGCAGCCTGGTCGAAACATCAAAGCGTCTTTTTTATCACCGAAACACCATCGTCAACCGCATGTCGGCATTTGAACGGTACACAGGACTGGATCTCAAGTCACCCCGCGATCTTGCCATTGCTGTGCTCATCCTCTGCGATTGA
- a CDS encoding nitrilase-related carbon-nitrogen hydrolase, with translation MPEENSVPSPSIQIAVLQSTSISGNPEKNMETLSRWASKAARQGTQLLVTPELFVPGYEPSTVYAVDGAEQRRTLAEIAAKHQIGLVASTVEFDGDNKYICASLFDRNGNEVARYRKMHLFGEAENKFFSTSTVAPKVVEFRGMKVALGICFDVEFPEFVRSAALAGAELLCVPTAVPSRDATPGNQTAFDSSLVPTLLVRARAVESQIYIAYANQAGSQFVGRSTIVSPMGESILASEASENLLKATIDRGTLAHARSEVGYLDVVRNQHRSSN, from the coding sequence GTGCCAGAAGAAAACTCGGTCCCGTCGCCATCCATACAAATTGCGGTGCTTCAGTCCACAAGCATCAGCGGAAATCCAGAAAAAAATATGGAGACCTTGAGCCGCTGGGCAAGCAAAGCAGCACGGCAAGGAACGCAATTGCTAGTGACGCCAGAATTGTTTGTTCCCGGTTATGAACCATCCACCGTTTACGCCGTCGACGGTGCGGAGCAAAGACGGACTTTGGCAGAAATCGCGGCAAAGCACCAAATCGGACTTGTTGCGTCAACAGTGGAATTTGATGGAGATAACAAGTACATCTGTGCCTCCCTCTTCGACAGAAACGGGAATGAAGTAGCGAGGTACCGCAAGATGCATCTCTTTGGCGAGGCAGAGAATAAATTTTTCTCCACCTCGACAGTTGCCCCAAAGGTAGTTGAATTTCGAGGCATGAAAGTTGCGCTGGGAATTTGTTTCGATGTGGAGTTCCCAGAATTTGTCAGATCTGCCGCCCTCGCTGGGGCCGAACTACTGTGTGTACCGACAGCGGTTCCTAGCAGGGATGCAACACCCGGAAACCAAACGGCATTTGACTCTTCACTGGTACCGACGCTCTTGGTTCGTGCCAGGGCCGTTGAGAGCCAGATCTATATTGCCTATGCCAATCAGGCAGGTTCTCAGTTTGTTGGCAGGAGCACCATTGTTTCCCCGATGGGTGAGTCCATTCTGGCCTCGGAAGCTTCAGAAAATTTGCTCAAGGCAACTATTGACCGCGGAACCCTGGCCCACGCGCGCTCAGAAGTGGGCTATCTGGACGTAGTCAGAAACCAGCATCGGTCTTCGAACTAG
- a CDS encoding M20 family metallo-hydrolase yields MRIAPSSEDFLSDFQTMSTFGATGNGGVDRQAASPADAEQRNWFRSLLESHGLKVKYDQIGNEWGLLESIPGAPFVVVGSHMDSQPTAGKYDGAFGVLAAAHAAFRLQTDWENDVRPTPKYNIAVVNWFNEEGSRFKPSMMGSSVYTAKLPLEDALDVTDSRGITVRAALDEHGFRSGWEGPKAASCAEIHVEQGRTMERDGVSIGLVHSNWAANKYEFVVHGEQAHAGSAIIQDRRDALLGASMLVVAAREIANAFPGVVHTSVGQLDVYPNSPVVVPSRVSLLLDLRSADESALRDADAMLHQRVADIEIEANIKVERRTSHAWPVTPYQPEGVELSAKIAADLGLSHQPVMTLAGHDSTNMKDLVKTVMLFVPSVEGVSHNEAEYTRDEDLVAGVDMLTEVVSRLANGELDD; encoded by the coding sequence ATGAGGATTGCCCCTAGTTCAGAAGACTTTTTGTCCGATTTTCAAACCATGAGCACGTTCGGTGCCACCGGAAACGGAGGGGTCGACAGGCAAGCAGCCAGTCCTGCCGACGCAGAGCAACGCAATTGGTTCCGTTCGCTTCTTGAGTCGCATGGTTTGAAAGTCAAGTATGACCAGATCGGCAACGAGTGGGGTCTATTGGAGAGCATTCCGGGCGCCCCATTTGTGGTCGTGGGTTCACACATGGATTCCCAGCCAACGGCTGGAAAATATGATGGCGCGTTTGGAGTATTGGCTGCCGCGCACGCAGCATTTCGTTTGCAGACTGATTGGGAGAATGACGTACGGCCTACGCCAAAATACAATATCGCCGTCGTCAACTGGTTTAACGAGGAGGGCAGTCGTTTTAAGCCGTCCATGATGGGCTCTTCCGTGTATACCGCCAAGTTGCCATTGGAAGATGCCTTGGATGTCACGGACAGCCGTGGAATAACAGTACGTGCGGCACTGGACGAGCATGGTTTCCGCAGTGGTTGGGAAGGTCCCAAAGCGGCATCATGCGCAGAAATTCACGTAGAACAAGGTCGCACGATGGAACGAGATGGAGTGTCTATCGGGCTCGTTCATTCCAACTGGGCTGCGAACAAATATGAGTTCGTTGTTCACGGCGAACAGGCTCACGCGGGCTCAGCGATCATCCAAGATCGCCGTGACGCGTTGCTTGGCGCATCAATGTTGGTAGTGGCGGCTCGCGAGATTGCAAACGCATTCCCTGGCGTGGTTCACACGTCGGTGGGACAGTTGGATGTTTACCCCAACTCGCCGGTTGTTGTCCCTAGCAGAGTGTCGCTGTTGCTTGACCTGAGAAGTGCGGATGAATCTGCTCTGCGAGATGCCGATGCCATGCTCCACCAGCGCGTGGCGGATATCGAAATTGAAGCCAATATCAAAGTGGAGCGCAGGACCTCACATGCCTGGCCGGTAACTCCCTACCAACCTGAGGGAGTCGAGCTCAGCGCCAAGATTGCAGCTGATCTTGGACTGAGCCATCAGCCAGTCATGACCTTGGCCGGCCACGATTCGACCAACATGAAGGACCTAGTTAAGACGGTTATGCTCTTCGTGCCCAGTGTGGAAGGAGTTTCCCACAACGAAGCCGAGTATACGAGGGACGAAGATCTTGTGGCCGGGGTAGACATGCTCACGGAAGTCGTGTCCAGGCTCGCCAATGGAGAATTGGACGACTAG